One genomic region from Salinicola endophyticus encodes:
- a CDS encoding YitT family protein encodes MDSPQIRHRTHEDVLAILLGSACAALGVVLYQHAEILIGSTAGISLLISYATGWPFGPVFFVVNLPFYWLAWQRIGHQFTLKTFAAIALLSWLSWHIADWIEIGKVTPLFAALMGGALIGLGVLSLFRHRGSLGGFNILALHLHDRHGWSAGKVQLALDGLVMLAAFAVLPVSNVLYSILGAAVLSGILTLNHRPGRYTGVSRS; translated from the coding sequence ATGGACAGCCCCCAGATCCGTCACCGCACGCACGAAGACGTGCTCGCCATTCTGCTCGGGTCGGCCTGCGCCGCGCTCGGCGTGGTGCTCTATCAGCACGCCGAGATTCTGATCGGCAGTACGGCGGGTATCTCGCTGCTGATCAGCTACGCCACCGGCTGGCCCTTCGGGCCGGTGTTCTTCGTGGTCAACCTGCCGTTCTACTGGCTCGCCTGGCAGCGGATCGGGCACCAGTTCACGCTCAAGACCTTCGCCGCCATTGCGCTGCTCTCCTGGCTCAGCTGGCATATCGCCGACTGGATCGAGATCGGAAAGGTGACGCCACTGTTTGCGGCGCTGATGGGCGGGGCGCTGATCGGACTGGGGGTGCTCTCGCTGTTTCGCCATCGCGGCAGCCTGGGTGGCTTCAATATCCTCGCCCTGCACCTGCACGATCGCCACGGCTGGAGCGCGGGCAAGGTGCAGCTGGCGCTCGATGGCCTGGTGATGCTGGCCGCGTTCGCCGTGCTACCGGTGAGTAACGTGCTCTACTCGATCCTGGGGGCGGCGGTGCTCAGCGGCATTCTCACCCTCAACCACCGTCCGGGGCGCTATACCGGCGTCAGCCGCAGCTGA
- a CDS encoding VOC family protein: MSDSSGTASASAPPLDGIVESVLYTADKARARDFFERVLGLEPHLADERFLAYPVGTSMLLVFQRGETDTTVTLPDGMGTIPPHDGAGRQHVALAISADRLSAWEAHLDTEGVIIEGRTRWPRGSESLYFRDPDGHLIELVTPGLWPCY; the protein is encoded by the coding sequence ATGTCCGACTCATCCGGCACTGCCAGCGCTAGCGCACCGCCGCTCGACGGCATCGTCGAGAGCGTGCTCTACACCGCCGACAAGGCCCGCGCCCGGGACTTCTTCGAGCGCGTCCTGGGACTGGAACCGCACCTCGCCGACGAGCGCTTCCTGGCCTACCCGGTGGGTACCAGCATGCTGCTGGTGTTCCAGCGCGGCGAGACCGACACCACGGTGACGCTGCCCGACGGCATGGGCACCATTCCGCCCCACGACGGCGCTGGTCGCCAGCACGTGGCGCTGGCAATCAGTGCCGACCGGCTCTCCGCCTGGGAGGCGCATCTCGACACCGAAGGCGTGATCATCGAGGGACGCACCCGCTGGCCACGGGGCAGCGAGAGCCTCTACTTCCGCGACCCGGACGGGCATCTGATCGAGCTGGTGACACCGGGGCTGTGGCCCTGCTATTGA